A single Euwallacea similis isolate ESF13 chromosome 1, ESF131.1, whole genome shotgun sequence DNA region contains:
- the LOC136412212 gene encoding uncharacterized protein isoform X3 produces the protein MVWFQNFNFFVVGLITVWLRKELLTRVLIQIDGACLPVISVPYPFFSRGRNIIDWAKQRLPRQWSSHLDTLSGGLADFWQDGSLLCTLINSAIPGACSNPYRHWNQPPNHAQEVAFKYLGIAPVFKDFSSPLTPTLKNRFLNYLSVVYKSINVLERERLLYRLTTPKFLARGMGLYTAEQYKEAEFFIYSTQDLVSLFNVEVCFAGPFSSKFKTTVLELLIKQRKSSNNLLKVESEIKKIELQIEVQKDRVKVVYIANFCGVHEITLSHDHESVMGSPFFVNVVNYARISLESRQISLPLKEIAKPSFNSFWETQDLSVNIAPKSWTIYFAEQHYSCFQKFANSCFRTPCNITRASPVFSHSNSASPVCRRHIVPEDKVIGKLPAKLRRKASHFKKSCSYDSSVSSSSENSNEVDTEILNKRRNYWVEKKKQFWESAFNEDRDETRNCSPAVASRNTRLKHVDSLYLLRKRPVSKSLSDLRKNENKSEDLVKPHQARFLHITDFRALYEPSDEDSVA, from the exons ATGGTATGGTTCCAGAACTTCAATTTCTTTG TGGTGGGACTGATCACCGTGTGGCTAAGAAAAGAGCTTTTGACTCGGGTTTTGATCCAGATTGATGGGGCTTGCCTACCAG TAATATCAGTTCCCTATCCTTTCTTCAGCCGCGGAAGAAACATAATTGATTGGGCAAAGCAGCGGCTTCCTCGACAATGGTCATCCCACCTGGACACCCTTTCAG GTGGTCTTGCTGACTTCTGGCAAGATGGCTCTCTTCTCTGCACTCTCATAAATTCTGCTATTCCAGGGGCCTGCTCCAACCCCTATAGACACTGGAATCAGCCCCCTAACCATGCCCAAGAAGTCGCTTTCAAGTACTTAGGCATCGCCCCT GTCTTCAAAGATTTTTCATCCCCACTTACTCCAACccttaaaaatagatttcttAACTACTTGTCAGTTGTTTATAAGTCAATAAATGTATTGGAGAGGGAGCGATTGCTATATCGCTTAACAACCCCTAAATTTCTGGCAAGGGGGATGGGGCTTTATACCGCAGAACAATACAAGGAGGccgaatttttcatttattcaacTCAAGACTTAGTCAGCTTGTTTAATGTGGAAGTATGCTTTGCGGGACCCTTTTCATCGAAATTTAAGACCACAGTCTTAGAGCTTTTGATCAAACaaagaaaaagttcaaataattTGCTCAAAGTTGAGtcagaaattaagaaaatagaGCTGCAAATTGAGGTGCAAAAAGACAGAGTAAAAGTCGTttatattgcaaatttctgCGGTGTTCATGAAATTACTTTAAGCCATGATCATGAGAGCGTTATGGGGAGCCCTTTTTTCGTTAACGTCGTCAACTATGCCAGGATTTCGTTGGAAAGTAGGCAAATCTCTTTGCCTTTAAAGGAAATTGCCAAGCCATCATTCAACAGCTTCTGGGAAACTCAGGATCTTTCCGTGAATATCGCCCCCAAGTCATGGACCATATACTTTGCAGAGCAGCACTATTCCTGCTTCCAAAAATTCGCCAACAGCTGCTTTCGGACACCCTGTAACATCACTAGAGCTTCTCCAGTATTTAGCCACAGCAATAGTGCTTCCCCAGTATGTAGAAGGCATATTGTGCCAGAAGACAAAGTTATTGGAAAACTTCCTGCTAAATTACGAAGAAAG GCTTCACACTTCAAAAAATCCTGCTCTTATGATTCTTCAGTTTCTTCTTCGTCTGAAAACTCAAATGAGGTTGATACAGAAATCCTAAATAAAAGACGAAATTATTGGGTGGAGAAGAAGAAGCAATTCTGGGAAAGTGCCTTCAATGAAGATCGGGATGAGACACGGAATTGTTCTCCAGCAGTAGCTTCACGAAACACTAGGTTGAAGCATGTAGACTCTCTGTATCTTCTCAGGAAACGTCCTGTTTCGAAATCTCTGAGTGACCTGCGCAAAAACGAGAATAAATCTGAAGATTTAGTGAAACCTCATCAAGCTCGTTTTCTTCATATAACTGACTTTAGAGCCCTCTATGAGCCTTCAGATGAGGATTCAGTAGCGTAA
- the LOC136412212 gene encoding uncharacterized protein isoform X2, translating into MVWFQNFNFFGGYQKMASVLLYVLLPVVGLITVWLRKELLTRVLIQIDGACLPVISVPYPFFSRGRNIIDWAKQRLPRQWSSHLDTLSGGLADFWQDGSLLCTLINSAIPGACSNPYRHWNQPPNHAQEVAFKYLGIAPVFKDFSSPLTPTLKNRFLNYLSVVYKSINVLERERLLYRLTTPKFLARGMGLYTAEQYKEAEFFIYSTQDLVSLFNVEVCFAGPFSSKFKTTVLELLIKQRKSSNNLLKVESEIKKIELQIEVQKDRVKVVYIANFCGVHEITLSHDHESVMGSPFFVNVVNYARISLESRQISLPLKEIAKPSFNSFWETQDLSVNIAPKSWTIYFAEQHYSCFQKFANSCFRTPCNITRASPVFSHSNSASPVCRRHIVPEDKVIGKLPAKLRRKASHFKKSCSYDSSVSSSSENSNEVDTEILNKRRNYWVEKKKQFWESAFNEDRDETRNCSPAVASRNTRLKHVDSLYLLRKRPVSKSLSDLRKNENKSEDLVKPHQARFLHITDFRALYEPSDEDSVA; encoded by the exons ATGGTATGGTTCCAGAACTTCAATTTCTTTG GGGGCTATCAAAAAATGGCCTCAGTTCTCTTATATGTGCTTCTACCAGTGGTGGGACTGATCACCGTGTGGCTAAGAAAAGAGCTTTTGACTCGGGTTTTGATCCAGATTGATGGGGCTTGCCTACCAG TAATATCAGTTCCCTATCCTTTCTTCAGCCGCGGAAGAAACATAATTGATTGGGCAAAGCAGCGGCTTCCTCGACAATGGTCATCCCACCTGGACACCCTTTCAG GTGGTCTTGCTGACTTCTGGCAAGATGGCTCTCTTCTCTGCACTCTCATAAATTCTGCTATTCCAGGGGCCTGCTCCAACCCCTATAGACACTGGAATCAGCCCCCTAACCATGCCCAAGAAGTCGCTTTCAAGTACTTAGGCATCGCCCCT GTCTTCAAAGATTTTTCATCCCCACTTACTCCAACccttaaaaatagatttcttAACTACTTGTCAGTTGTTTATAAGTCAATAAATGTATTGGAGAGGGAGCGATTGCTATATCGCTTAACAACCCCTAAATTTCTGGCAAGGGGGATGGGGCTTTATACCGCAGAACAATACAAGGAGGccgaatttttcatttattcaacTCAAGACTTAGTCAGCTTGTTTAATGTGGAAGTATGCTTTGCGGGACCCTTTTCATCGAAATTTAAGACCACAGTCTTAGAGCTTTTGATCAAACaaagaaaaagttcaaataattTGCTCAAAGTTGAGtcagaaattaagaaaatagaGCTGCAAATTGAGGTGCAAAAAGACAGAGTAAAAGTCGTttatattgcaaatttctgCGGTGTTCATGAAATTACTTTAAGCCATGATCATGAGAGCGTTATGGGGAGCCCTTTTTTCGTTAACGTCGTCAACTATGCCAGGATTTCGTTGGAAAGTAGGCAAATCTCTTTGCCTTTAAAGGAAATTGCCAAGCCATCATTCAACAGCTTCTGGGAAACTCAGGATCTTTCCGTGAATATCGCCCCCAAGTCATGGACCATATACTTTGCAGAGCAGCACTATTCCTGCTTCCAAAAATTCGCCAACAGCTGCTTTCGGACACCCTGTAACATCACTAGAGCTTCTCCAGTATTTAGCCACAGCAATAGTGCTTCCCCAGTATGTAGAAGGCATATTGTGCCAGAAGACAAAGTTATTGGAAAACTTCCTGCTAAATTACGAAGAAAG GCTTCACACTTCAAAAAATCCTGCTCTTATGATTCTTCAGTTTCTTCTTCGTCTGAAAACTCAAATGAGGTTGATACAGAAATCCTAAATAAAAGACGAAATTATTGGGTGGAGAAGAAGAAGCAATTCTGGGAAAGTGCCTTCAATGAAGATCGGGATGAGACACGGAATTGTTCTCCAGCAGTAGCTTCACGAAACACTAGGTTGAAGCATGTAGACTCTCTGTATCTTCTCAGGAAACGTCCTGTTTCGAAATCTCTGAGTGACCTGCGCAAAAACGAGAATAAATCTGAAGATTTAGTGAAACCTCATCAAGCTCGTTTTCTTCATATAACTGACTTTAGAGCCCTCTATGAGCCTTCAGATGAGGATTCAGTAGCGTAA
- the LOC136412212 gene encoding uncharacterized protein isoform X4: MVWFQNFNFFDFAGGYQKMASVLLYVLLPVVGLITVWLRKELLTRVLIQIDGACLPVISVPYPFFSRGRNIIDWAKQRLPRQWSSHLDTLSGACSNPYRHWNQPPNHAQEVAFKYLGIAPVFKDFSSPLTPTLKNRFLNYLSVVYKSINVLERERLLYRLTTPKFLARGMGLYTAEQYKEAEFFIYSTQDLVSLFNVEVCFAGPFSSKFKTTVLELLIKQRKSSNNLLKVESEIKKIELQIEVQKDRVKVVYIANFCGVHEITLSHDHESVMGSPFFVNVVNYARISLESRQISLPLKEIAKPSFNSFWETQDLSVNIAPKSWTIYFAEQHYSCFQKFANSCFRTPCNITRASPVFSHSNSASPVCRRHIVPEDKVIGKLPAKLRRKASHFKKSCSYDSSVSSSSENSNEVDTEILNKRRNYWVEKKKQFWESAFNEDRDETRNCSPAVASRNTRLKHVDSLYLLRKRPVSKSLSDLRKNENKSEDLVKPHQARFLHITDFRALYEPSDEDSVA, from the exons ATGGTATGGTTCCAGAACTTCAATTTCTTTG ACTTTGCAGGGGGCTATCAAAAAATGGCCTCAGTTCTCTTATATGTGCTTCTACCAGTGGTGGGACTGATCACCGTGTGGCTAAGAAAAGAGCTTTTGACTCGGGTTTTGATCCAGATTGATGGGGCTTGCCTACCAG TAATATCAGTTCCCTATCCTTTCTTCAGCCGCGGAAGAAACATAATTGATTGGGCAAAGCAGCGGCTTCCTCGACAATGGTCATCCCACCTGGACACCCTTTCAG GGGCCTGCTCCAACCCCTATAGACACTGGAATCAGCCCCCTAACCATGCCCAAGAAGTCGCTTTCAAGTACTTAGGCATCGCCCCT GTCTTCAAAGATTTTTCATCCCCACTTACTCCAACccttaaaaatagatttcttAACTACTTGTCAGTTGTTTATAAGTCAATAAATGTATTGGAGAGGGAGCGATTGCTATATCGCTTAACAACCCCTAAATTTCTGGCAAGGGGGATGGGGCTTTATACCGCAGAACAATACAAGGAGGccgaatttttcatttattcaacTCAAGACTTAGTCAGCTTGTTTAATGTGGAAGTATGCTTTGCGGGACCCTTTTCATCGAAATTTAAGACCACAGTCTTAGAGCTTTTGATCAAACaaagaaaaagttcaaataattTGCTCAAAGTTGAGtcagaaattaagaaaatagaGCTGCAAATTGAGGTGCAAAAAGACAGAGTAAAAGTCGTttatattgcaaatttctgCGGTGTTCATGAAATTACTTTAAGCCATGATCATGAGAGCGTTATGGGGAGCCCTTTTTTCGTTAACGTCGTCAACTATGCCAGGATTTCGTTGGAAAGTAGGCAAATCTCTTTGCCTTTAAAGGAAATTGCCAAGCCATCATTCAACAGCTTCTGGGAAACTCAGGATCTTTCCGTGAATATCGCCCCCAAGTCATGGACCATATACTTTGCAGAGCAGCACTATTCCTGCTTCCAAAAATTCGCCAACAGCTGCTTTCGGACACCCTGTAACATCACTAGAGCTTCTCCAGTATTTAGCCACAGCAATAGTGCTTCCCCAGTATGTAGAAGGCATATTGTGCCAGAAGACAAAGTTATTGGAAAACTTCCTGCTAAATTACGAAGAAAG GCTTCACACTTCAAAAAATCCTGCTCTTATGATTCTTCAGTTTCTTCTTCGTCTGAAAACTCAAATGAGGTTGATACAGAAATCCTAAATAAAAGACGAAATTATTGGGTGGAGAAGAAGAAGCAATTCTGGGAAAGTGCCTTCAATGAAGATCGGGATGAGACACGGAATTGTTCTCCAGCAGTAGCTTCACGAAACACTAGGTTGAAGCATGTAGACTCTCTGTATCTTCTCAGGAAACGTCCTGTTTCGAAATCTCTGAGTGACCTGCGCAAAAACGAGAATAAATCTGAAGATTTAGTGAAACCTCATCAAGCTCGTTTTCTTCATATAACTGACTTTAGAGCCCTCTATGAGCCTTCAGATGAGGATTCAGTAGCGTAA
- the LOC136412212 gene encoding uncharacterized protein isoform X1 — MVWFQNFNFFDFAGGYQKMASVLLYVLLPVVGLITVWLRKELLTRVLIQIDGACLPVISVPYPFFSRGRNIIDWAKQRLPRQWSSHLDTLSGGLADFWQDGSLLCTLINSAIPGACSNPYRHWNQPPNHAQEVAFKYLGIAPVFKDFSSPLTPTLKNRFLNYLSVVYKSINVLERERLLYRLTTPKFLARGMGLYTAEQYKEAEFFIYSTQDLVSLFNVEVCFAGPFSSKFKTTVLELLIKQRKSSNNLLKVESEIKKIELQIEVQKDRVKVVYIANFCGVHEITLSHDHESVMGSPFFVNVVNYARISLESRQISLPLKEIAKPSFNSFWETQDLSVNIAPKSWTIYFAEQHYSCFQKFANSCFRTPCNITRASPVFSHSNSASPVCRRHIVPEDKVIGKLPAKLRRKASHFKKSCSYDSSVSSSSENSNEVDTEILNKRRNYWVEKKKQFWESAFNEDRDETRNCSPAVASRNTRLKHVDSLYLLRKRPVSKSLSDLRKNENKSEDLVKPHQARFLHITDFRALYEPSDEDSVA; from the exons ATGGTATGGTTCCAGAACTTCAATTTCTTTG ACTTTGCAGGGGGCTATCAAAAAATGGCCTCAGTTCTCTTATATGTGCTTCTACCAGTGGTGGGACTGATCACCGTGTGGCTAAGAAAAGAGCTTTTGACTCGGGTTTTGATCCAGATTGATGGGGCTTGCCTACCAG TAATATCAGTTCCCTATCCTTTCTTCAGCCGCGGAAGAAACATAATTGATTGGGCAAAGCAGCGGCTTCCTCGACAATGGTCATCCCACCTGGACACCCTTTCAG GTGGTCTTGCTGACTTCTGGCAAGATGGCTCTCTTCTCTGCACTCTCATAAATTCTGCTATTCCAGGGGCCTGCTCCAACCCCTATAGACACTGGAATCAGCCCCCTAACCATGCCCAAGAAGTCGCTTTCAAGTACTTAGGCATCGCCCCT GTCTTCAAAGATTTTTCATCCCCACTTACTCCAACccttaaaaatagatttcttAACTACTTGTCAGTTGTTTATAAGTCAATAAATGTATTGGAGAGGGAGCGATTGCTATATCGCTTAACAACCCCTAAATTTCTGGCAAGGGGGATGGGGCTTTATACCGCAGAACAATACAAGGAGGccgaatttttcatttattcaacTCAAGACTTAGTCAGCTTGTTTAATGTGGAAGTATGCTTTGCGGGACCCTTTTCATCGAAATTTAAGACCACAGTCTTAGAGCTTTTGATCAAACaaagaaaaagttcaaataattTGCTCAAAGTTGAGtcagaaattaagaaaatagaGCTGCAAATTGAGGTGCAAAAAGACAGAGTAAAAGTCGTttatattgcaaatttctgCGGTGTTCATGAAATTACTTTAAGCCATGATCATGAGAGCGTTATGGGGAGCCCTTTTTTCGTTAACGTCGTCAACTATGCCAGGATTTCGTTGGAAAGTAGGCAAATCTCTTTGCCTTTAAAGGAAATTGCCAAGCCATCATTCAACAGCTTCTGGGAAACTCAGGATCTTTCCGTGAATATCGCCCCCAAGTCATGGACCATATACTTTGCAGAGCAGCACTATTCCTGCTTCCAAAAATTCGCCAACAGCTGCTTTCGGACACCCTGTAACATCACTAGAGCTTCTCCAGTATTTAGCCACAGCAATAGTGCTTCCCCAGTATGTAGAAGGCATATTGTGCCAGAAGACAAAGTTATTGGAAAACTTCCTGCTAAATTACGAAGAAAG GCTTCACACTTCAAAAAATCCTGCTCTTATGATTCTTCAGTTTCTTCTTCGTCTGAAAACTCAAATGAGGTTGATACAGAAATCCTAAATAAAAGACGAAATTATTGGGTGGAGAAGAAGAAGCAATTCTGGGAAAGTGCCTTCAATGAAGATCGGGATGAGACACGGAATTGTTCTCCAGCAGTAGCTTCACGAAACACTAGGTTGAAGCATGTAGACTCTCTGTATCTTCTCAGGAAACGTCCTGTTTCGAAATCTCTGAGTGACCTGCGCAAAAACGAGAATAAATCTGAAGATTTAGTGAAACCTCATCAAGCTCGTTTTCTTCATATAACTGACTTTAGAGCCCTCTATGAGCCTTCAGATGAGGATTCAGTAGCGTAA
- the LOC136409115 gene encoding glutamate receptor ionotropic, kainate 2-like, which yields MPPKTKIFIVILSFFVSAHGENFNLGGFFEEGENELMRAAFNLAIAKVNEKGEDLQLQALYKTLPDQDPFGSIKTTCDAMRDSIVGIFGPKSLANINSVQSVCDEKEIPHMLTRWMYYPLRTGTAINFYPSASLLTKAYWEIIQKWEWKTFTVLYEDDESLLRMSELVVLAKEEGIVVTVEQLDRDGTGNYRDALKRVWKTKQKYLVVDCHLDNLVEVLVQCQQLGLMTSDYSYFLTNLDAHTKELSPFKWSQTNITGIRLINPDSTYVQEVSKDLISNTDPTDEPVQIASKLETEAAFMFDAVHMFYETLKKLSIATPPPTLDCDQANSWEFGYSFVNILKASSYKGLTGTIEFNNEGQRNTFGLEVYEIREGGIINVGNYNSTLESLIVVPQHHVVEEVVDEDSMRNRTFVVVISLTEPYGMLKETSENLVGNDRYEGFSIDLIHELSLIEGFNYTFIVQHDGKNGNKEANGQWSGMIGKVMYGAADMAITDLTITSARASAVDFTIPFMNLGISILFQKPTKSPPNFFSFAEPFAIDTWIALAIAFAVVSLSFFLLGRICPDEWNNPYPCVEEPEYLINQFTMSNSVWFATGAMLQQGSEIAPIAIPTRLVSGVWWFFVLIMVSSYTANLASFLVSESNIELITDVKSLIENADKYGIRYGSKMNGATMEFFESSTNELYLQIGRHMREHPEDMPLENKEGVAWAETMRYAFFMESTSIDYNTQRHCNLKRVGDPLDEKGYGIALKKDSRYRNKLSTAILKLQSSGVIEKIRKKWWEERKGGGQCTGPTDDAEATPLDLQNVEGIFYVTIFGTILGVVLVLFEYTFYIMRLSKKTKIPFGTTLKKELKFFFKFGSNVKPVLEGSDADEKSHEESQTKTVSQRSKTKSEQSRITSNGNAVRPYGFVLSHSLDRLTDSPS from the exons ATGCCtccaaaaactaaaattttcatcGTAATTTTATCGTTCTTCGTTAGTGCCCATGGGGAAAACTTCAATTTGG GAGGTTTCTTTGAGGAGGGCGAAAACGAACTAATGCGAGCAGCCTTTAATCTGGCAATTGCAAAAGTCAACGAAAAAGGGGAAGATTTGCAGCTGCAAGCCCTCTACAAAACCCTTCCTGATCAGGACCCCTTTGGCAGCATTAAAACCACGTGCGACGCCATGAGAGATAGCATTGTGGGGATATTCGGGCCTAAATCCCTGGCAAACATCAACTCAGTCCAGTCAGTTTGCGACGAGAAAGAAATCCCCCATATGTTGACTAGATGGATGTATTATCCACTACGAACTG GAACTGCCATAAACTTCTATCCATCGGCCTCTTTGCTGACCAAAGCTTACTGGGAGATCATCCAGAAGTGGGAATGGAAGACCTTCACTGTGTTGTACGAGGATGATGAGAGCTTGCTTAGAATGTCTGAGTTGGTAGTGCTGGCAAAAGAAGAAGGGATTGTTGTGACTGTGGAGCAGCTGGATAGGGACGGCACTGGGAATTATAG GGACGCTTTAAAAAGGGTCTGGAAAACGAAGCAGAAATACCTAGTGGTTGATTGCCATCTAGACAACTTGGTGGAAGTTTTGGTCCAGTGCCAGCAGCTTGGTTTAATGACTAGCGACTACAGCTACTTCCTCACTAATTTGGATGCACACACCAAGGAACTTTCACCTTTCAAGTGGAGCCAGACCAACATCACTGGA ATTAGACTCATAAATCCGGACTCAACCTACGTGCAAGAGGTCAGCAAGGACCTAATTTCGAACACAGACCCAACGGACGAGCCGGTTCAAATAGCTTCAAAACTGGAAACTGAGGCTGCTTTCATGTTCG ATGCGGTTCACATGTTTTATGAAACCCTGAAGAAACTTTCTATAGCCACACCCCCTCCAACTCTGGATTGTGACCAGGCTAACAGTTGGGAGTTTGGATATTCCTTTGTGAATATCCTTAAGGCT TCCAGCTACAAAGGGCTGACTGGAACTATAGAATTCAACAATGAGGGCCAAAGAAACACCTTTGGGCTGGAAGTGTATGAAATAAGAGAAGGGGGAATCATCAATGTGGGAAATTACAACTCCACTTTGGAGAGCCTCATTGTGGTGCCTCAGCACCATGTGGTTGAGGAGGTTGTTGATGAGGACAGCATGAGGAACAGAACTTTTGTCGTTGTGATTTCCTTA ACAGAGCCTTATGGAATGTTAAAAGAGACCTCAGAAAATCTGGTGGGAAATGACAGATATGAAGGTTTCAGCATTGACTTGATCCATGAGTTGTCTCTCATCGAAGGCTTCAATTACACCTTTATCGTACAGCACGATGGTAAAAATGGGAATAAAGAGGCCAATGGGCAGTGGAGTGGCATGATTGGGAAGGTCATGTATGGG GCTGCGGATATGGCTATTACAGATTTAACCATTACATCAGCTAGGGCTAGTGCTGTGGATTTTACAATACCTTTCATGAATTTGG GAATTAGCATTCTCTTTCAAAAACCCACAAAATCCCCACCAAATTTCTTCTCGTTCGCCGAGCCCTTTGCCATAGACACATGGATAGCTCTCGCAATAGCTTTCGCTGTAGTTTCTCTCTCCTTTTTCCTCTTGGGCAGAATTTGCCCCGATGAATGGAACAATCCGTACCCTTGCGTGGAAGAACCCGAGTATCTAATCAACCAATTCACAATGTCTAATTCCGTATGGTTCGCCACTGGTGCTATGTTGCAACAGGGATCAGAAATTGCTCCAAT AGCCATACCTACAAGACTGGTATCAGGAGTATGGTGGTTCTTCGTCCTCATTATGGTGTCCTCGTACACTGCCAACTTGGCCTCTTTCCTCGTGAGCGAAAGCAACATAGAGTTGATCACAGATGTGAAAAGCCTGATCGAAAACGCTGATAAATACGGCATTCGCTATGGTTCTAAAATGAATGGAGCCACGATGGAATTTTTTGAG AGCAGCACCAATGAACTTTACCTACAAATCGGCAGACACATGAGGGAACATCCTGAAGACATGCCTCTAGAGAACAAGGAAGGTGTGGCTTGGGCTGAAACCATGAGATACGCCTTCTTCATGGAATCCACCTCTATTGACTACAATACTCAAAGGCATTGCAACCTCAAGAGGGTGGGAGATCCGCTGGATGAAAAGGGCTACGGAATCGCCTTGAAGAAAG ACTCTCGCTATAGAAACAAACTGAGTACTGCAATCCTCAAACTCCAATCTTCGGGCGTGATTGAGAAGATCCGGAAGAAATGGTGGGAAGAAAGGAAAGGTGGTGGTCAATGCACG gGCCCCACAGACGACGCAGAAGCTACCCCCTTAGACCTACAAAATGTAGAGGGTATTTTCTATGTAACAATTTTTGGTACCATCCTGGGGGTTGTTTTAGTACTCTTTGAGTACACCTTTTACATCATGAGACTCAGCAAAAAGACCAAAATTCCTTTTGGTACGACCCTAAAAAAAGAACTGAAATTCTTCTTCAAGTTTGGTAGTAATGTAAAGCCGGTGTTGGAAGGATCTGATGCGGATGAGAAGTCACATGAGGAGTCTCAAACCAAAACGGTCAGTCAGAGGTCTAAAACTAAGTCTGAGCAGTCCCGGATTACATCCAATGGGAATGCAGTGCGGCCTTATGGATTCGTTTTGAGTCATTCCTTGGATAGGTTGACTGATTCTCCCTCTTAA